The following are encoded together in the Streptomyces sp. NBC_00358 genome:
- a CDS encoding YfcC family protein, with translation MTTPTDVEPPGTEEPPHRRTFTFPSALTVLAIVTIAVWALAFLIPAGQYDRTPEGRPIQGTYHRVDSGQSFVDRLNDLFLSPVNGLYGILDEKSAQVGPEFAGELYGSAGVFLFVLAIGAFITVVFATGALDRGIGLLAHRLRARGALLIAGIMLVFSVLGTVEGFAEETLGFYGLIVPLMLALGYDRMVAVGTIILGAGIGVLCSTVNPFATGVASSAADISLGDGIVLRFVMWVVLTAVTIAYVIRYARRVQKSPDRSITGFLPGDREHAQEAAAGGVPELTGLHKAVLATTALVFAFMIFSVVPWSSALTGKADARPYGFELGWSFPELAALFLCAAVLVGVVARMGEQKLSATIVQGAADFISPALVIVLARGVTVIMNNSKITDTVLHSIEGIVEGTSSSLFAIIVFIVNLPLAFLIPSTSGHATLAMPILAPLADFAGVSRAVVVTAWQSASGWMNLWVPTTAVTIGGVALAKVGYDKYLRFLWPLLAILFLLICGFLAVGASMT, from the coding sequence GTGACCACGCCGACCGATGTCGAGCCGCCCGGGACCGAAGAGCCGCCGCACCGGCGCACGTTCACGTTTCCCAGTGCTCTGACCGTCCTCGCGATCGTCACGATCGCCGTGTGGGCGCTGGCGTTCCTGATCCCGGCCGGGCAGTACGACCGCACTCCCGAGGGACGGCCGATCCAGGGCACCTACCACCGCGTCGACTCCGGGCAGAGCTTCGTCGACCGCCTCAACGATCTGTTCCTCTCGCCCGTCAACGGCCTCTACGGAATCCTGGACGAGAAGAGCGCGCAGGTCGGCCCCGAGTTCGCCGGTGAACTGTACGGCAGCGCGGGCGTGTTCCTCTTCGTGCTCGCCATCGGAGCGTTCATCACGGTGGTGTTCGCGACGGGTGCCCTCGACCGGGGCATCGGTCTCCTCGCCCACCGGCTGCGGGCGCGTGGGGCGCTGCTCATCGCGGGCATCATGCTGGTGTTCTCGGTGCTGGGCACCGTGGAGGGCTTCGCCGAGGAGACGCTGGGGTTCTACGGGCTGATCGTGCCGTTGATGCTGGCGCTCGGCTACGACCGGATGGTCGCCGTCGGCACGATCATTCTCGGCGCGGGCATCGGGGTGCTGTGCTCGACGGTGAACCCGTTCGCGACGGGCGTGGCCTCGTCCGCCGCCGACATCTCGCTCGGCGACGGCATCGTGCTGCGGTTCGTGATGTGGGTCGTGCTGACGGCGGTCACGATCGCCTACGTCATCCGGTACGCGCGCCGGGTCCAGAAGAGTCCGGACCGCTCGATCACCGGCTTCCTGCCCGGGGACCGCGAGCATGCCCAGGAAGCGGCGGCGGGCGGGGTTCCCGAGCTGACCGGTCTGCACAAGGCGGTCCTGGCCACCACGGCCCTGGTCTTCGCCTTCATGATCTTCTCGGTCGTGCCGTGGTCGAGCGCGCTCACGGGCAAGGCGGACGCCCGGCCGTACGGGTTCGAACTCGGCTGGTCCTTCCCCGAGCTGGCGGCGCTGTTCCTGTGCGCGGCGGTACTGGTCGGGGTGGTGGCGCGGATGGGCGAACAGAAGCTGAGCGCGACGATCGTCCAGGGCGCGGCGGACTTCATCTCACCGGCACTGGTGATCGTGCTGGCCCGCGGAGTCACCGTGATCATGAACAACTCGAAGATCACGGACACGGTTCTGCACTCCATCGAGGGCATCGTGGAGGGCACCTCCTCCAGCCTCTTCGCGATCATCGTCTTCATCGTGAACCTGCCGCTGGCCTTCCTCATCCCCTCCACCTCGGGCCACGCGACCCTCGCCATGCCGATCCTGGCCCCGCTCGCCGACTTCGCGGGCGTCTCCCGCGCGGTCGTCGTCACCGCCTGGCAGTCCGCCAGCGGCTGGATGAACCTCTGGGTCCCCACCACCGCCGTCACCATCGGCGGAGTCGCCCTCGCCAAGGTCGGGTACGACAAGTACCTCCGCTTCCTCTGGCCGCTCCTCGCCATCCTCTTCCTGCTGATCTGCGGATTCCTGGCGGTCGGCGCGTCGATGACCTAG
- a CDS encoding uracil-DNA glycosylase, translating to MSTSPAVSAGPASGRGGVVDLGGLDARIAGCRACPRLVAWREEVAATKRAAFADQTYWGRPVPGFGPADASLLVVGLAPAAHGGNRTGRMFTGDRSGDVLYAALHELGLASQGTSVSADDGLELYGVRVTSPVHCAPPANKPTPEERDTCRPWLVEELGLLRPTLRAVVVLGAFGWQAALPAFAEAGWRVPRPRPAFAHGARVTLGRRPEPDGTEPASVELFGCFHVSQRNTFTGRLTPAMLRQVLGAAAESAGLATRPPRDRTRASDEPEPGTRRGTDT from the coding sequence GTGTCGACCAGTCCTGCGGTGTCGGCCGGTCCCGCGTCGGGTCGGGGCGGTGTGGTCGACCTCGGCGGGCTGGACGCGCGGATCGCCGGCTGTCGGGCCTGCCCGCGTCTTGTCGCCTGGCGCGAAGAGGTGGCCGCCACCAAGCGCGCCGCCTTCGCGGACCAGACGTACTGGGGGCGTCCGGTGCCCGGGTTCGGGCCGGCCGACGCCTCCCTCCTCGTCGTAGGGCTCGCGCCCGCCGCGCACGGCGGGAACCGTACCGGGCGGATGTTCACGGGGGACCGGTCGGGCGACGTGCTGTACGCGGCGTTGCACGAGCTCGGACTGGCCTCGCAGGGGACCTCCGTGAGCGCGGACGACGGACTGGAACTGTACGGCGTACGCGTCACCTCTCCCGTGCACTGCGCGCCACCCGCCAACAAGCCGACCCCCGAGGAGCGGGACACCTGTCGGCCCTGGCTCGTCGAGGAGTTGGGTCTGTTGCGGCCCACCCTGCGGGCCGTGGTCGTGCTCGGCGCGTTCGGCTGGCAGGCAGCCCTGCCCGCCTTCGCGGAGGCCGGGTGGAGGGTGCCTCGGCCGCGACCGGCCTTCGCGCACGGGGCACGGGTGACGCTCGGACGACGACCGGAGCCGGACGGCACCGAGCCCGCCTCCGTCGAGCTCTTCGGCTGTTTCCACGTCAGCCAGCGCAACACCTTCACCGGGCGGCTCACCCCCGCGATGCTGCGGCAGGTACTGGGCGCGGCCGCGGAGTCGGCGGGACTGGCGACGCGCCCGCCACGGGATCGGACCCGCGCGAGCGATGAGCCCGAACCCGGAACCCGGCGGGGCACGGACACATAG
- a CDS encoding RidA family protein produces the protein MVQRVTVPSLFAPPVYSHASVVEAGTKLAFLAGSVPLDADGKLVGAGDPVRQAEQVLDNLDEQLRAVGSGMAHVVSTDVYVVSAEPAVLSSVWNVVEASGLSIGPHSSTLLGVACLGYTGQLVEITATAVVPEDEPAAEIEPDCA, from the coding sequence GTGGTCCAGCGTGTCACCGTTCCCAGTCTCTTCGCGCCGCCCGTCTACTCGCACGCCTCCGTCGTCGAGGCGGGGACGAAGCTGGCGTTCCTCGCCGGATCCGTGCCGCTCGACGCCGACGGGAAGCTGGTCGGCGCGGGCGATCCGGTACGGCAGGCCGAGCAGGTGCTGGACAATCTCGACGAGCAACTGCGAGCCGTGGGAAGCGGCATGGCCCATGTCGTGTCGACCGATGTGTACGTCGTCAGCGCCGAACCGGCCGTGCTGTCCTCGGTCTGGAATGTCGTCGAGGCGTCCGGGCTGAGCATCGGCCCGCACTCCTCGACCCTGCTCGGGGTGGCCTGCCTCGGGTACACCGGGCAGCTCGTGGAGATCACCGCGACCGCCGTCGTCCCGGAGGACGAACCGGCGGCGGAGATCGAGCCCGACTGCGCCTGA
- a CDS encoding DUF7873 family protein → MAKLNQIIAVEKGIKSKSHQDLTAAHHGLQKPALLAGISRTYQPKDEEGEQLPPESTRVQVQAEDVLRATAATLTRLFDVTATKDWANCAATADVLVDGRVLVADVPVSYLLFLEKQLTDLNTFVRKLPVLDASESWVRDPSTDAWKTEPVRTLRTKKVPRNHVKAEATEKHPAQVEVYYEDIPVGYWTTVKFSGALPARRVNELLDRVEKLQQAVKFAREEANGADVVDQRVGDAVFGYLFAQG, encoded by the coding sequence GTGGCGAAACTCAATCAGATCATCGCAGTGGAGAAGGGCATCAAGTCCAAGTCCCATCAGGACCTGACGGCTGCTCATCATGGCCTGCAGAAGCCGGCGTTGCTCGCCGGTATCTCGCGGACGTATCAGCCGAAGGACGAGGAGGGCGAGCAGTTGCCGCCCGAGTCGACCCGGGTCCAGGTGCAGGCCGAGGACGTGCTGCGGGCCACCGCGGCGACCCTGACGCGGCTGTTCGACGTGACCGCCACCAAGGACTGGGCCAACTGCGCGGCGACGGCCGATGTGCTGGTGGACGGTCGGGTGCTCGTCGCCGACGTGCCGGTGTCCTATCTGCTCTTCCTGGAGAAGCAGCTCACCGATCTCAACACCTTCGTAAGGAAGCTGCCGGTCCTCGACGCCTCCGAGTCGTGGGTACGGGATCCGTCCACCGACGCCTGGAAGACCGAGCCGGTGCGGACCCTTCGTACGAAGAAGGTGCCCCGGAACCACGTCAAGGCCGAGGCCACCGAGAAGCACCCGGCCCAGGTCGAGGTGTACTACGAGGACATCCCCGTCGGATACTGGACGACCGTCAAGTTCTCCGGCGCCCTGCCCGCGCGGCGCGTGAACGAACTCCTCGACCGGGTCGAGAAGTTGCAGCAGGCGGTGAAGTTCGCCCGCGAGGAGGCCAACGGCGCGGACGTCGTCGACCAGCGCGTCGGGGACGCTGTTTTCGGCTACCTGTTCGCACAGGGGTAG
- a CDS encoding FUSC family protein, with the protein MHLTRLAVPPWLAHALRAQRGPVPWNAVLRGALAAGPLLLVAVLSGRTPLGVIAALGAMLAGINDRPGSRRVAVERLGVPALAGATGLLIGSYAGQHTGAVTLTLVLTGLGLFAGGVSAVGPVASGAGTQLLVASAIGAGMPLPEPGWVRALLFLGGAGWLLALRLALPTTAVNAGDYRFDGERDAVAGVYDAVARLLLAAGGPDATRRRVALTAALDQAQDALDGPRLRRYASSTAERRLHAQYAAALPLAEAATALAWSGEAVPARAAEGPRRLAVAVRTGAPTGPLPAPAVPGARFRPRGSGAASTSDARPPVRRTAPSVVPALRALHDALLHAAEAFDRGSGNVLHARRRTAVSLLRTALGSAGREYGIRVALCFGASVAVAQALHHARWYGNHPHWYWLPATAVFLVKPDLGPLASRVLCRAAGTVLGAVAFAGLALVLPRPEGLVALVAVSGALIPVATRHFAAQTAVVTVLVLSLVMVGGEPQASWNRIVETLLACAIVLLVGHLPTLGQRGGTVRARLTRATEAADVYLVHVLSDGTARDRTGRWVLRREAYRALAEARASIDLAAAELPALARHSEGTDGLAATLERLVDTTTACAVQLDDTGRLTPEHSDRIAELLGELAEGRERAGLGAAPVPPVAV; encoded by the coding sequence GTGCACCTCACCCGCCTCGCCGTACCACCCTGGCTCGCCCATGCCCTGCGCGCGCAGCGCGGCCCGGTCCCCTGGAACGCGGTTCTGCGGGGCGCGCTCGCCGCCGGGCCGCTGTTGCTCGTGGCCGTACTGAGCGGTCGTACCCCACTCGGAGTGATCGCCGCCCTCGGCGCGATGCTGGCCGGGATCAACGACAGGCCTGGCAGCCGACGGGTCGCCGTCGAGCGGCTCGGGGTGCCGGCCCTCGCGGGAGCCACCGGTCTGCTCATCGGGTCGTACGCCGGACAGCACACCGGCGCGGTCACGCTCACGCTCGTCCTCACCGGGCTCGGACTGTTCGCCGGAGGCGTCAGCGCGGTCGGACCCGTGGCCTCCGGGGCGGGGACCCAACTGCTGGTCGCCTCGGCGATCGGGGCCGGGATGCCGCTGCCCGAACCGGGGTGGGTGCGCGCGCTCCTCTTCCTCGGCGGGGCGGGCTGGCTGCTCGCGCTCCGGCTCGCACTGCCGACGACCGCGGTGAACGCCGGGGACTACCGCTTCGACGGGGAGCGTGACGCCGTCGCCGGGGTCTACGACGCCGTCGCCCGACTGCTGCTCGCGGCGGGCGGACCCGACGCGACCCGGCGACGCGTCGCCCTGACGGCGGCCCTCGACCAGGCGCAGGACGCGCTCGACGGGCCCCGGCTGCGGCGGTACGCCAGTTCCACGGCCGAGCGGCGGCTGCACGCGCAGTACGCCGCGGCCCTGCCGCTCGCCGAGGCCGCGACCGCGCTCGCCTGGTCGGGCGAGGCGGTGCCCGCGCGGGCAGCGGAGGGCCCGCGGCGGCTCGCCGTCGCCGTCCGCACCGGCGCGCCCACCGGTCCGCTGCCGGCGCCCGCCGTCCCCGGCGCCCGGTTCCGCCCGCGGGGTTCCGGCGCCGCTTCGACGTCGGACGCACGGCCGCCCGTGCGACGGACCGCGCCCTCCGTCGTCCCCGCGCTGCGCGCCCTCCACGACGCCCTGCTGCACGCGGCCGAGGCGTTCGACCGGGGTTCCGGGAACGTCCTGCACGCCAGGCGGCGTACCGCCGTGTCCCTGCTCCGCACCGCTCTCGGTTCCGCGGGGCGCGAGTACGGCATCCGGGTCGCGCTCTGCTTCGGCGCGAGCGTCGCCGTGGCCCAGGCCCTGCACCACGCGCGCTGGTACGGCAACCACCCGCACTGGTACTGGCTCCCCGCGACCGCCGTCTTCCTCGTCAAGCCCGACCTCGGGCCGCTCGCATCCCGCGTGCTGTGCCGGGCGGCGGGAACCGTCCTCGGCGCGGTCGCCTTCGCGGGGCTCGCCCTCGTGCTGCCGCGGCCGGAGGGACTCGTCGCCCTGGTCGCGGTCAGCGGCGCGCTCATCCCTGTCGCCACCCGGCACTTCGCCGCGCAGACCGCCGTCGTCACCGTCCTCGTCCTGTCCCTCGTGATGGTCGGCGGTGAGCCGCAGGCCTCCTGGAACCGGATCGTGGAGACGCTGCTGGCCTGCGCGATCGTGCTGCTCGTCGGGCATCTGCCGACGCTCGGACAGCGGGGCGGGACCGTGCGGGCGAGGCTCACCCGGGCCACCGAGGCGGCGGACGTCTACCTCGTCCATGTGCTGAGCGACGGCACGGCCCGTGACCGCACGGGCCGCTGGGTCCTGCGCCGGGAGGCCTATCGCGCGCTCGCCGAGGCCCGTGCCTCGATCGACCTCGCCGCCGCCGAACTCCCCGCCCTGGCACGGCACTCCGAGGGTACGGACGGGCTCGCGGCCACCCTGGAACGGCTCGTCGACACGACCACGGCATGCGCTGTGCAACTCGACGACACCGGACGGCTCACGCCCGAGCACAGCGACCGGATCGCCGAACTGCTCGGTGAACTGGCCGAGGGGCGCGAGCGGGCGGGACTCGGGGCGGCGCCCGTGCCTCCCGTCGCGGTCTGA
- a CDS encoding DUF899 domain-containing protein, whose protein sequence is MTLPQIVSREEWQAAREELLVKEKAATRARDALNAERRGLPMVEVDQEYVFESGDGKAALPELFRGRDQLVVYHFMFAPDWDAGCRSCSAFLDQIGHLAHLRSRGTEFAAVSRAPYTKILPFKARMGWTVPWYSSYDSDFNYDFQVSFADPEPYERPGMSCFLRDRGRVFHTYSTYDRGLDGLGSTTSLLDLTALGRQEEWEEPGGRASALGAPAGSERVRYHDEYEV, encoded by the coding sequence ATGACGCTTCCGCAGATCGTCTCGCGTGAGGAGTGGCAGGCGGCGCGCGAGGAACTGCTGGTGAAGGAGAAGGCCGCCACCCGCGCGCGTGACGCCCTCAACGCGGAGCGACGCGGGCTGCCGATGGTCGAGGTCGACCAGGAGTACGTCTTCGAGAGCGGCGACGGAAAGGCGGCGCTGCCCGAACTCTTCCGCGGACGGGACCAACTCGTCGTCTACCACTTCATGTTCGCGCCCGATTGGGACGCGGGCTGCCGTAGCTGCTCGGCGTTCCTCGACCAGATCGGGCACCTCGCCCATCTGCGGTCCCGCGGAACCGAGTTCGCCGCGGTGTCCCGGGCGCCGTACACGAAGATCCTGCCGTTCAAGGCCCGGATGGGCTGGACCGTGCCCTGGTACTCGTCGTACGACAGTGACTTCAACTACGACTTCCAGGTGTCGTTCGCCGATCCCGAACCCTACGAGCGGCCCGGGATGAGCTGCTTCCTGCGCGACCGCGGACGCGTCTTCCATACGTACTCCACCTACGACCGTGGCCTCGACGGCCTGGGGTCGACCACCTCGCTCCTGGATCTCACCGCGCTGGGGCGGCAGGAGGAGTGGGAGGAGCCCGGGGGCCGCGCATCCGCGCTGGGGGCGCCCGCGGGCAGCGAACGCGTCCGGTACCACGACGAGTACGAAGTCTGA
- a CDS encoding ATP-binding protein — MGQHPGAAAERRFRFELAAHPGSVAQARRLTRSRLSGWAVCEDTCDTAALVVSELVTNAIVHAAGQRVVCELHDADDLVRIAVCDEGCAPGEPHPSPQRPDEEHGRGLLLVAAVSRAWGAQDTGPGLLVWAEIARSAGRAHDTAETAGETWPDQGDLDGRHDLDDRHDMDDPDRPEVEFEAEPGAGPHGRLREVRSDPGPRDPDTGPRADLGWSAKKPPNEGRGTGTEGYWGAGTMGNPQYPSARSQRQDQSRSLSRIRSQDRDRESL, encoded by the coding sequence ATGGGGCAGCACCCCGGTGCCGCCGCCGAGCGCCGGTTCCGCTTCGAACTGGCCGCACACCCGGGCTCCGTTGCTCAGGCGAGACGCCTGACCCGGTCCCGCCTGTCCGGCTGGGCGGTGTGCGAGGACACCTGTGACACGGCGGCCCTCGTGGTCTCGGAACTGGTCACCAACGCGATCGTGCATGCCGCCGGGCAACGCGTCGTCTGCGAACTGCACGATGCCGACGACCTGGTGCGCATAGCCGTGTGTGACGAGGGATGCGCTCCCGGCGAGCCACACCCCTCACCGCAACGGCCCGACGAGGAGCACGGGAGGGGATTGCTTCTCGTCGCGGCAGTGTCCAGGGCCTGGGGGGCCCAGGACACCGGGCCCGGCCTGCTGGTGTGGGCGGAGATCGCGCGCTCCGCAGGCCGGGCCCATGACACGGCCGAGACCGCCGGGGAGACCTGGCCGGACCAGGGCGACTTGGACGGCCGGCACGATCTGGACGACCGGCACGACATGGATGATCCGGACCGGCCGGAGGTCGAGTTCGAGGCCGAACCGGGTGCGGGGCCGCACGGCCGGCTCCGCGAGGTCCGGTCCGACCCGGGTCCGCGCGACCCGGACACCGGCCCGCGGGCCGACCTGGGCTGGAGCGCGAAGAAGCCCCCGAACGAGGGCCGGGGCACGGGGACGGAGGGCTACTGGGGGGCGGGAACCATGGGGAACCCCCAGTACCCCTCCGCCCGGAGCCAGAGACAGGACCAGAGCCGGAGTCTGAGTCGGATTCGGAGCCAAGATCGGGATCGGGAGAGCCTGTGA
- a CDS encoding helix-turn-helix domain-containing protein, producing MSEPRSAPTVGQVVLGRRLLDLRERAGLKREEAARILRVAPATVRRMEMAEVSLKIPYLQLLLKSYGVGDEEAEAFVQLAEDANKPGWWQRFHDILPDWFSMHVSLEGAAALLRSYEPHFIPGLLQTEDYARGVLKAGAIGQTRPEDIERHVALRMQRQNLLTREDAPRIWAVMDETVLRRTIGGPEVMRAQIDKLLQATKLPHVTLQVIPFSSGPHPGTYGPFVLFRFAMPELPDMVYSEYLTGAVYLDARSEVATHLEVMDRMAAQAATAHRTKEILRDLRKEL from the coding sequence GTGAGCGAACCGCGGTCCGCGCCGACGGTCGGCCAGGTCGTCCTCGGCCGGCGACTGCTGGACCTGCGGGAACGCGCGGGTCTCAAGCGTGAGGAGGCCGCGCGGATCCTGCGTGTCGCCCCCGCGACGGTCCGCCGTATGGAGATGGCCGAGGTCTCCCTCAAAATTCCGTACCTCCAGCTCCTGCTGAAGTCGTACGGCGTGGGGGACGAAGAGGCCGAGGCCTTCGTCCAACTGGCCGAGGACGCCAACAAACCCGGCTGGTGGCAGCGGTTCCACGACATCCTGCCCGACTGGTTCTCCATGCACGTCAGCCTGGAGGGCGCGGCCGCCCTGCTGCGCTCCTACGAACCCCACTTCATTCCCGGCCTGTTGCAGACCGAGGACTACGCCCGCGGCGTCCTGAAGGCCGGGGCCATCGGGCAGACCCGGCCCGAGGACATCGAGCGCCATGTGGCGCTGCGCATGCAGCGGCAGAATCTGCTCACGCGTGAGGACGCGCCCCGGATCTGGGCCGTGATGGACGAGACGGTGCTGCGCCGCACCATCGGCGGTCCCGAGGTGATGCGTGCTCAGATCGACAAGTTGCTTCAGGCCACGAAGCTGCCCCATGTGACGCTGCAGGTGATCCCGTTCTCCTCGGGTCCGCACCCCGGCACGTACGGGCCCTTCGTGCTGTTCCGATTCGCCATGCCGGAACTCCCGGACATGGTCTACAGCGAGTACCTGACCGGCGCCGTCTACCTGGACGCGCGTTCCGAGGTGGCGACCCACCTGGAGGTCATGGACCGCATGGCGGCTCAAGCCGCTACGGCACATCGCACGAAGGAGATCCTCCGGGATCTCCGCAAGGAGCTGTGA
- a CDS encoding DUF397 domain-containing protein, translated as MERITPERINPRIGDVRIYNGMPARELGSEGWHKPWSGGNGGNCLEAMKLADGRIAVRQSADPDGPALIYTPGEMTAFIQGAKAGEADFLLS; from the coding sequence ATGGAACGCATCACGCCGGAACGCATCAACCCGCGAATAGGCGACGTGCGCATCTACAACGGAATGCCCGCCCGTGAACTGGGCAGTGAGGGCTGGCACAAGCCGTGGAGCGGCGGGAACGGCGGCAACTGCCTGGAGGCGATGAAACTCGCCGACGGCCGTATCGCCGTGCGCCAGTCGGCGGATCCGGACGGTCCCGCGCTCATCTACACGCCCGGCGAGATGACCGCGTTCATCCAGGGCGCGAAAGCGGGAGAGGCGGACTTCCTTCTCTCCTGA
- a CDS encoding SAM-dependent methyltransferase encodes MTGQPPIGIDTSKPHPARMYDWYLGGKDNYRVDEEMGRQMLALDPRVPVMARVNRAFMQRATRWLAENGVRQFLDIGTGIPTEPNLHQIAQAVAPDARVVYCDNDPIVLAHAEALLRSSDAGVTEYLQADARDPDAILDGARKVLDFSRPVALSLVALLHFVSDADGAHALVGRLLSELPSGSYLMITHATADFTPEESAAAIAKLKAAGVTLALRSQEEFTRFFDGLDLVEPGVAVVHEWHPELGEPVPGQDDGVIPGYGAVGRKP; translated from the coding sequence ATGACCGGGCAGCCCCCCATCGGAATCGACACGAGCAAACCCCATCCCGCGCGGATGTACGACTGGTACCTCGGCGGCAAGGACAACTACCGCGTCGACGAGGAGATGGGCCGCCAGATGCTCGCCCTCGACCCGAGGGTGCCGGTCATGGCCCGGGTCAACCGCGCCTTCATGCAACGCGCCACACGCTGGCTGGCGGAGAACGGCGTGCGGCAGTTCCTCGACATCGGCACGGGCATCCCGACCGAGCCGAACCTTCACCAGATCGCCCAGGCGGTCGCGCCCGACGCGCGGGTCGTGTACTGCGACAACGACCCGATCGTGCTGGCCCACGCGGAAGCCCTGCTGCGCAGCTCGGACGCGGGAGTGACCGAGTACCTGCAGGCCGATGCGCGGGACCCGGACGCCATTCTCGACGGGGCCAGGAAGGTCCTGGACTTCAGCCGGCCCGTGGCGCTCTCCCTCGTGGCACTGCTCCACTTCGTCTCCGACGCGGACGGTGCGCACGCCCTGGTCGGCCGGCTGCTGTCCGAACTGCCCTCCGGCAGCTACCTGATGATCACCCACGCCACCGCCGACTTCACTCCCGAGGAGTCGGCGGCGGCGATCGCGAAGCTCAAGGCGGCGGGCGTCACCCTGGCACTGCGCTCCCAGGAGGAGTTCACCCGCTTCTTCGACGGCCTCGACCTGGTCGAGCCGGGCGTCGCGGTGGTCCACGAGTGGCACCCGGAACTGGGCGAACCGGTGCCGGGACAGGACGACGGGGTCATCCCCGGGTACGGGGCCGTGGGACGCAAACCGTAG
- a CDS encoding glutamate synthase subunit beta, whose product MADPKGFMTTPRQEYPRRPVRERVRDWNEVYVPGALLPIIEKQADRCMDCGVPFCHEACPLGNLIPEWNDLVSRDDWRAASDRLHATNNFPEFTGRLCPAPCEAGCVLAINQPAVTIKNVEVAIADRAWEDGLTPPRPPDRLSGRTVAIVGSGPTGLAAAQQLTRAGHTVAVYERADRIGGLLRYGIPAFKMEKRHLDRRLEQMRAEGTKFRTSTVIGTDIGATELKARYDAVILALGATTWRELDVPGRQLAGIHQAMEYLPLADRVCEGDLEVSPLSAAGRHVVIVGGGDTGADCLGTAVREGAASVTQLDIYPQPEAERDEDAEPWPTYPKIYRLSAAHEEAGTLGTAPAADADARLFAASTLHFEGGADGRVRSLHLVAVDERRGPVPGSGRTLPADLVLLALGFSGPDRHDGLIDQLGLALEPRGTIARDAGFGTNVPGVYAAGDAARGQSLIVWAIAEGRAVAAAVDRALSGAGRGHLPAPIGPYDRPMTA is encoded by the coding sequence ATGGCCGATCCCAAGGGTTTCATGACCACACCGCGCCAGGAGTACCCGCGTCGGCCTGTCCGGGAACGGGTACGGGACTGGAACGAGGTGTACGTTCCCGGAGCCCTGCTGCCGATCATCGAGAAACAGGCCGACCGGTGCATGGACTGCGGTGTCCCCTTCTGTCATGAGGCGTGCCCGCTGGGCAATCTGATCCCCGAGTGGAACGACCTCGTGTCGCGCGACGACTGGCGGGCGGCGAGCGACCGGCTGCACGCCACGAACAACTTCCCCGAGTTCACCGGGCGGTTGTGCCCCGCGCCGTGCGAGGCCGGCTGCGTGCTGGCGATCAACCAGCCGGCGGTCACGATAAAGAACGTCGAGGTCGCGATCGCCGACCGCGCCTGGGAGGACGGTCTCACCCCGCCGCGTCCGCCGGACCGGCTCTCGGGGCGGACGGTGGCGATCGTCGGATCGGGGCCCACCGGGCTCGCCGCGGCACAGCAGTTGACGCGGGCCGGGCACACGGTGGCCGTGTACGAACGGGCCGACCGGATCGGCGGCCTGCTGCGGTACGGCATCCCCGCGTTCAAGATGGAGAAGCGGCATCTGGACCGGCGGCTGGAGCAGATGCGCGCGGAGGGAACCAAGTTCCGTACGTCGACGGTGATCGGCACCGATATCGGGGCGACCGAGCTCAAGGCCCGCTACGACGCGGTGATCCTGGCGCTCGGGGCCACGACCTGGCGTGAACTGGACGTCCCCGGACGGCAGTTGGCCGGCATTCATCAGGCGATGGAATACCTTCCGCTGGCCGACCGGGTGTGCGAGGGGGACCTGGAGGTCTCCCCGTTGTCCGCGGCGGGACGGCATGTGGTGATCGTCGGCGGCGGCGACACGGGGGCCGACTGTCTGGGGACCGCCGTGCGCGAGGGCGCCGCGTCCGTGACCCAGCTCGACATCTATCCGCAGCCGGAGGCCGAGCGCGACGAGGACGCCGAGCCGTGGCCGACGTATCCGAAGATCTACCGGCTCTCCGCCGCGCACGAGGAGGCGGGCACGCTGGGCACGGCGCCCGCCGCGGACGCGGACGCGCGGCTCTTCGCCGCGTCCACGCTGCACTTCGAAGGCGGCGCGGACGGGCGTGTGAGGTCGCTGCATCTCGTCGCGGTCGACGAGCGGCGCGGCCCGGTCCCCGGTTCCGGGCGGACCCTGCCGGCCGACCTCGTGCTGCTCGCCCTCGGATTCTCGGGCCCGGACCGGCACGACGGCCTGATCGACCAGTTGGGACTGGCACTTGAGCCGCGCGGCACGATCGCCCGCGACGCCGGCTTCGGCACGAACGTTCCCGGGGTGTACGCCGCCGGGGACGCGGCCCGCGGCCAGTCGCTCATCGTGTGGGCGATCGCCGAGGGCCGGGCGGTCGCGGCGGCCGTGGACCGGGCGCTGAGCGGGGCGGGGCGCGGACACCTGCCGGCCCCGATCGGACCGTACGACCGGCCCATGACCGCGTAG